One Lachnospiraceae bacterium C1.1 genomic region harbors:
- the minD gene encoding septum site-determining protein MinD, which produces MSEVIVVTSGKGGVGKTTTTANIGTGLAKLDKKVVLVDTDIGLRNLDVVLGLENRIVYNIVDVIEGNCRPAQAMIKDKKCDGLYLLPAAQTRDKSAVNPDQMRALVEELRKDFDYIILDCPAGIEQGFMNAIAGADRSLIVTTPEVSAVRDADRIIGLLEANNVRDNRLIVNRLNIDMMKHGNMMSADDVVEVLSIDLIGVVPYDEKIVIATNTGTPLAGDGTIVGNAYMNICRRIMGEDVPYENLDVKKGFFSKLGELFAAK; this is translated from the coding sequence ATGAGTGAGGTAATTGTAGTAACATCTGGTAAAGGTGGTGTTGGTAAGACAACAACGACAGCCAATATCGGAACAGGTCTTGCGAAACTTGATAAAAAAGTTGTTCTTGTAGATACAGATATAGGCCTTAGAAACCTTGATGTTGTTCTCGGCCTTGAGAATAGGATAGTTTATAATATTGTAGATGTTATTGAGGGTAACTGCCGTCCTGCGCAGGCTATGATCAAGGATAAAAAATGTGATGGTCTTTATCTTCTTCCGGCTGCGCAGACAAGGGATAAATCTGCGGTTAATCCTGATCAGATGAGAGCGCTCGTTGAAGAACTCAGAAAGGATTTTGATTACATAATCCTTGACTGTCCTGCCGGTATTGAGCAAGGATTTATGAATGCTATTGCAGGAGCTGACAGATCACTTATTGTTACTACTCCTGAGGTCTCTGCTGTCCGTGATGCTGACAGGATCATAGGCCTTCTTGAGGCAAATAATGTTCGTGACAACAGACTCATCGTAAACAGACTCAATATCGATATGATGAAACATGGAAATATGATGTCTGCAGATGATGTTGTTGAAGTACTTTCAATCGATTTAATAGGTGTTGTACCTTATGATGAGAAGATTGTCATTGCAACAAATACAGGTACGCCTTTAGCCGGGGATGGTACGATTGTTGGTAACGCTTATATGAATATCTGCCGCAGGATCATGGGTGAAGATGTTCCATATGAGAATCTTGATGTAAAGAAGGGCTTTTTCTCTAAGCTTGGAGAATTGTTTGCAGCAAAATAA
- a CDS encoding ABC transporter ATP-binding protein, with protein sequence MLELKNIHKTFSPGTINEKKVFNGLNFKVEDGDFITVIGGNGAGKSTMLNAIAGVWPVDEGRIIIGGEDVTGLPDFKRANLVGRVFQDPTVGTAATMELEENLALAYRRGKKRGLGWGVTAHEKKLYRERLAVLDLGLEDRMTEKAGLLSGGQRQALTLLMATLVKPKILLLDEHTAALDPKTAEKVLNATDRIVNSDKLTTLMITHNMRDAIAHGNRLIMMNEGKIILDIRGEEKKKLTVEDLLHQFSKAAGEEFASDKAILG encoded by the coding sequence ATGCTTGAACTTAAAAATATTCATAAAACCTTTAGTCCGGGAACTATTAATGAAAAGAAAGTTTTTAACGGATTAAATTTCAAGGTAGAGGATGGAGATTTCATTACCGTTATTGGTGGAAACGGTGCGGGAAAATCCACTATGCTCAATGCAATTGCAGGAGTATGGCCGGTAGATGAGGGCCGTATAATAATCGGCGGTGAAGATGTTACGGGACTTCCTGATTTTAAGAGAGCAAATCTTGTAGGAAGAGTTTTCCAGGATCCGACGGTAGGTACGGCGGCAACCATGGAATTAGAAGAGAATCTTGCGCTTGCCTACAGACGTGGAAAAAAACGCGGACTTGGCTGGGGAGTAACGGCTCATGAGAAAAAACTATACAGGGAAAGACTTGCGGTACTTGATCTTGGCCTGGAAGACAGAATGACAGAGAAAGCGGGCCTTCTTTCGGGAGGACAGAGACAGGCACTTACACTTCTTATGGCGACACTTGTAAAGCCGAAGATACTTCTCCTTGATGAACATACGGCCGCACTGGATCCCAAGACAGCCGAGAAAGTTCTTAATGCAACGGACAGGATAGTAAATTCTGATAAACTCACAACGCTTATGATCACGCACAACATGCGTGATGCGATAGCACACGGAAACAGACTCATTATGATGAATGAAGGAAAAATAATTTTAGATATCAGGGGTGAGGAAAAGAAAAAACTTACAGTGGAAGACCTACTCCATCAGTTTTCAAAAGCTGCCGGAGAAGAATTTGCAAGTGATAAGGCTATACTGGGTTAA
- the rho gene encoding transcription termination factor Rho produces MREKLRTLPLTTLREMAKNVGIKSVTTLRKNELIDALVEANSPKLEEAALTEKITVEKKSVETAPAPVQKAPVKKTSAQKSVKEKKSDSDSNDANPPHRDLSSHIKAMRKREEKAERPDRNERSDRNDRPDRSDRIERTDRNDRFDRNDYQERVPVHQDRGDSQQEDEKAALDSGNTVSGILEVMADGYGFIRSDNYMPGENDVYVAPSQIRRFNLKTGDIVEGNTRIKTQSEKFQALLYVKKVNGGGAESAIGRMNFEDMTPIFPSERIKLERGNNTIAMRMMDIISPVGKGQRGMIVAPPKAGKTTLLKQIATAVTRSNPEIHMIILLIDERPEEVTDIKESIQSPNVEVIYSTFDELPEHHKRVSEMVIERARRLVEQRHDVMILLDSITRLARAYNLTVPPSGRTLSGGLDPAALHMPKRFFGAARNMREGGSLTILATALVETGSKMDDVVYEEFKGTGNMELVLNRKLQEKRVFPAIDLPKSGTRRDDLLLSRDEINATEIIHRAVNGARSEDAVEKLIDMFAHTRSNNDFMNLVVKSKL; encoded by the coding sequence ATGAGAGAAAAACTCAGAACACTGCCATTAACAACGCTTCGTGAAATGGCAAAAAATGTGGGGATCAAAAGTGTTACAACATTAAGAAAAAATGAACTTATTGATGCACTTGTAGAAGCCAATTCTCCTAAACTTGAAGAAGCAGCCCTGACCGAGAAAATAACGGTCGAAAAAAAGTCGGTAGAAACAGCTCCTGCACCTGTGCAGAAAGCCCCTGTTAAAAAGACTTCTGCCCAGAAATCTGTTAAAGAAAAAAAATCCGATTCCGATTCAAATGATGCAAATCCACCTCATCGAGATTTGTCTTCCCATATAAAAGCAATGAGAAAACGAGAAGAAAAAGCTGAACGTCCTGATAGAAACGAGCGTTCCGATAGAAATGATCGTCCTGACAGGTCTGACAGAATTGAACGGACTGACAGAAATGACCGTTTCGACAGAAATGATTATCAGGAACGTGTTCCTGTTCATCAGGATCGTGGAGATTCCCAGCAGGAAGATGAAAAAGCAGCCCTCGATTCCGGAAATACCGTTAGCGGAATCCTTGAAGTAATGGCTGATGGATACGGTTTTATCAGAAGTGATAATTATATGCCCGGAGAAAATGATGTTTATGTTGCTCCGAGTCAGATCCGCCGCTTTAATTTAAAGACAGGCGATATCGTTGAAGGTAATACCAGAATAAAAACACAAAGTGAAAAATTCCAGGCTCTTCTTTATGTAAAGAAAGTAAATGGCGGCGGTGCCGAATCTGCTATAGGCCGCATGAATTTCGAGGATATGACGCCGATATTCCCAAGTGAACGCATCAAACTTGAAAGAGGGAACAATACCATTGCAATGCGTATGATGGATATCATTTCCCCTGTCGGCAAGGGACAAAGAGGAATGATCGTTGCCCCTCCCAAAGCCGGAAAAACAACTTTACTTAAACAGATAGCAACAGCTGTCACACGTTCTAACCCCGAAATCCATATGATAATCCTTCTTATAGATGAACGACCTGAGGAAGTTACTGATATAAAGGAATCTATCCAAAGCCCCAATGTTGAAGTTATCTACTCAACTTTTGACGAACTTCCCGAGCATCATAAAAGAGTATCGGAAATGGTCATTGAACGTGCACGCCGTCTTGTAGAACAGAGACATGATGTCATGATCCTTTTAGATTCAATAACAAGACTTGCACGAGCATATAACTTAACTGTTCCACCGTCAGGACGTACCCTCTCCGGTGGTCTCGATCCGGCAGCACTCCATATGCCCAAACGTTTCTTTGGTGCAGCCAGAAACATGAGGGAAGGCGGTTCCCTTACTATTCTTGCAACTGCCCTTGTCGAAACAGGAAGCAAAATGGATGATGTAGTATATGAGGAATTCAAGGGTACCGGCAACATGGAGCTGGTTCTTAATCGTAAACTTCAGGAAAAGAGAGTCTTCCCTGCTATTGATCTTCCAAAATCAGGAACCAGAAGAGATGATCTTTTGCTTTCACGCGATGAAATAAATGCTACTGAAATAATCCACCGTGCTGTCAACGGTGCGCGTTCTGAAGACGCTGTAGAAAAACTCATCGATATGTTTGCCCACACCAGGAGCAACAATGATTTCATGAATCTTGTAGTAAAATCAAAACTCTAA
- a CDS encoding CarD family transcriptional regulator, whose translation MFNTGDYVVHKNDGLCKITNISTLDIPDCDNEKKYYFLTPTDSPNSRIYVAVGSGDASLRTPISEDEALELIDSFPSLDMLAVENEKQRQNAYSKALVQNDCEQLLRLIKTTSVRKAERVRKGRSATSVDEHFLKSARKALYSELSYVLGVREDSMTEFIQARVTDMD comes from the coding sequence ATGTTTAATACAGGTGATTATGTAGTACACAAAAACGACGGTCTATGCAAAATAACCAACATTTCTACTCTCGACATCCCGGATTGCGATAATGAAAAAAAATATTACTTCCTGACACCAACGGATAGTCCGAACAGCAGGATCTACGTCGCAGTCGGATCCGGAGACGCTTCTCTTCGTACCCCTATAAGCGAAGATGAAGCCCTTGAATTGATTGATTCATTTCCCTCACTTGACATGCTTGCCGTAGAAAACGAAAAGCAGCGTCAAAATGCATATTCCAAAGCCCTTGTACAGAACGATTGTGAGCAGCTTTTGAGGCTCATCAAAACGACATCTGTAAGAAAAGCTGAGCGTGTTCGTAAGGGGCGCAGTGCAACTTCAGTCGACGAACATTTCCTCAAGTCAGCACGAAAGGCGCTCTACAGTGAGTTATCCTATGTGCTAGGCGTTCGTGAGGATTCCATGACAGAGTTTATTCAGGCAAGAGTTACTGACATGGACTAA
- the minC gene encoding septum site-determining protein MinC codes for MSQPVAIKGVKSGIVLKLDSSMDFNELLPLIKEKFSASASFFGKAGMALSIEGRSVTEEETSKIIDIIESNTSMKIGAVMLDDEALERKFSEALRQNGVSLRNPGTERKLGRLEKENAALTAALQQNTAIDSASAEIYIGTLRSGTCYTSRGSLLILGDVKQGAEVVAGGSIFVLGNLLGNVAAGAMGDDKAFVMALHLDPLQVRISDALAISEDKDNSRKSKKRSIFNRPESTSGTPEAAIISDGHIVIKKFDRTFLNSMEFLKAFNNTEGKVNE; via the coding sequence ATGAGTCAACCTGTTGCAATAAAAGGTGTCAAGTCAGGGATAGTACTAAAGCTTGACAGCAGTATGGATTTTAATGAGCTTTTACCACTCATTAAAGAAAAATTCAGCGCATCCGCATCTTTCTTCGGCAAAGCGGGAATGGCTCTTTCAATTGAAGGAAGAAGTGTTACTGAGGAAGAAACTTCAAAGATAATTGATATAATTGAAAGCAATACCTCAATGAAAATAGGCGCAGTAATGCTGGACGATGAAGCTCTGGAAAGAAAGTTTTCCGAAGCACTTCGCCAAAATGGTGTAAGCCTCAGGAATCCTGGAACAGAAAGAAAACTTGGACGGCTGGAAAAAGAAAATGCAGCACTCACAGCCGCATTACAGCAGAATACAGCAATTGATTCTGCTTCGGCAGAAATATATATTGGTACATTGAGAAGTGGGACCTGTTATACAAGCAGAGGATCTCTCCTTATACTTGGAGATGTTAAGCAAGGTGCAGAAGTTGTTGCAGGAGGAAGTATTTTCGTTTTAGGAAATCTTCTTGGTAATGTAGCAGCCGGGGCCATGGGTGATGACAAGGCATTTGTTATGGCACTTCATCTGGATCCGCTTCAGGTAAGAATATCGGACGCACTGGCTATTTCAGAAGATAAAGACAACTCCCGTAAGAGCAAGAAAAGGTCGATATTCAACAGACCGGAAAGCACATCCGGAACACCGGAAGCGGCAATAATTTCTGACGGGCATATAGTTATAAAAAAGTTTGACAGAACATTTCTGAACAGTATGGAATTTTTGAAGGCATTTAACAATACGGAGGGAAAGGTAAATGAGTGA
- a CDS encoding ABC transporter permease, giving the protein MTYFASLNPAALLRSFPAGIAQGIIWGIVALGVYITFRLLEVSDLSVDGTFTTGGAVTVMLILAGWNPWAAMAVALVAGVACGTVTGILHTMLGIPAILAGILTQFALYSINLAIMGMMANKAVSVDKFYLAITSRNVTMAIIIGVVFAIVLIAVLYWYFGTEQGSALRATGCNPQMSKAQGIDINAMKIIGLGLSNGLVAVAGGLMAQFQGFSDINMGRGAIVIGLAAVIIGEVIGNAIAGRHLNFAGRMAFVVIGGVIYYIVVVIVLWLKLDSNYLKLFTALIVAIFLAVPYLQSQAKSSFKKAGKGGKA; this is encoded by the coding sequence ATGACTTATTTTGCATCTTTGAATCCGGCAGCTCTTTTAAGGAGTTTTCCTGCCGGAATAGCACAGGGAATAATATGGGGGATTGTTGCCCTTGGAGTTTATATCACATTCAGACTGCTTGAAGTATCGGATCTGAGTGTGGATGGAACATTTACAACTGGAGGAGCAGTCACAGTAATGCTCATTCTTGCAGGCTGGAATCCATGGGCTGCAATGGCGGTTGCACTTGTGGCCGGAGTGGCATGCGGAACGGTGACAGGAATACTGCATACGATGCTTGGAATTCCTGCAATACTTGCAGGAATACTGACACAGTTTGCGCTTTATTCGATCAACCTTGCGATAATGGGAATGATGGCGAATAAAGCAGTCAGCGTAGATAAGTTTTATCTCGCCATAACTTCCAGAAATGTAACAATGGCTATTATTATAGGAGTTGTTTTTGCAATAGTTCTTATAGCAGTACTTTACTGGTATTTTGGAACAGAGCAGGGTTCTGCGCTCCGTGCTACAGGATGTAATCCTCAAATGAGTAAGGCACAGGGAATCGATATCAATGCTATGAAGATCATAGGACTAGGCCTTTCAAACGGACTTGTTGCGGTTGCCGGAGGACTTATGGCGCAGTTTCAGGGCTTCTCAGATATAAATATGGGAAGAGGAGCTATAGTTATAGGCCTTGCAGCAGTTATCATAGGCGAAGTAATAGGAAATGCTATTGCGGGAAGGCATCTTAATTTTGCAGGAAGAATGGCATTTGTTGTGATCGGCGGAGTAATATACTACATTGTTGTTGTGATCGTACTCTGGTTAAAACTGGACTCAAATTACTTAAAACTCTTTACAGCGCTGATCGTTGCAATATTCCTTGCGGTTCCTTATCTTCAGTCTCAGGCCAAGAGCTCATTTAAGAAGGCCGGAAAGGGAGGTAAGGCATAA
- a CDS encoding ABC transporter substrate-binding protein, protein MRKIEKFVAVGLAAIMCLGTTACGSSQPAAEGSAAATETAGSAAETTAAAEGAAAESSDGESYTIGICQLVQHEALDAATQGFKDVLTETFGDKVIFDEQNAAGDTATCATITNTFAANGVDLILANATPALQAATAATADIPILGTSITEYGVALGIDDFNGTTGTNVSGTSDLAPLDQQAEMFAELIPDAKKIGIIYCSAEANSKYQVETVEAKLKEDGYEVNVYTFADSNDVSQVTQTACDENDALYIPTDNTAASCTEAINNIALPSKTPIIAGEEGIVAGCGIATLSISYYELGRTTGEMAVKILKGESKVEEMPIEYYANPVKKYNASICKELGITVPEGYEPIE, encoded by the coding sequence ATGAGGAAAATCGAAAAATTTGTAGCAGTGGGACTTGCTGCGATCATGTGCTTGGGAACAACGGCATGCGGAAGCAGTCAGCCGGCAGCAGAAGGATCTGCAGCAGCAACTGAGACAGCAGGATCAGCTGCGGAAACTACAGCGGCAGCTGAGGGAGCTGCAGCAGAAAGTTCAGATGGAGAAAGCTATACAATAGGTATATGCCAGCTTGTTCAGCATGAAGCACTTGATGCGGCTACTCAGGGATTTAAGGATGTTCTTACTGAAACTTTTGGAGATAAGGTTATATTTGATGAGCAGAATGCAGCAGGCGATACAGCAACCTGCGCAACTATCACAAATACTTTTGCAGCAAATGGTGTTGATCTTATTCTTGCAAATGCAACTCCGGCACTTCAGGCAGCAACTGCAGCAACAGCTGATATTCCGATTCTCGGAACTTCGATCACGGAATATGGCGTAGCACTTGGAATTGATGATTTCAACGGAACTACAGGTACAAATGTATCGGGTACATCTGATCTTGCTCCGCTCGATCAGCAGGCTGAAATGTTTGCTGAACTTATACCGGATGCTAAGAAGATCGGAATAATCTATTGCTCAGCAGAAGCAAACTCAAAATATCAGGTAGAGACAGTTGAGGCAAAGCTTAAGGAAGACGGATATGAAGTAAATGTTTATACTTTTGCTGATTCAAATGATGTATCACAGGTAACTCAGACAGCATGTGATGAGAATGATGCTCTTTATATCCCTACAGATAATACAGCAGCTTCCTGTACAGAGGCGATCAACAACATCGCACTTCCTTCAAAGACTCCTATCATTGCCGGTGAAGAGGGAATTGTTGCAGGCTGTGGAATTGCAACACTTTCAATTTCATATTATGAACTTGGACGTACAACAGGTGAGATGGCAGTTAAGATCCTCAAAGGTGAGTCAAAGGTTGAGGAGATGCCTATCGAGTATTATGCAAATCCTGTAAAGAAGTATAATGCATCTATCTGTAAAGAACTTGGAATTACAGTACCTGAAGGTTACGAGCCTATAGAGTAA
- a CDS encoding RsmB/NOP family class I SAM-dependent RNA methyltransferase, translating to MQLPERFRQRMKEMLGNEYDEFEKSYEKDEFHALRINRLKKIKNNRIFENIDNFKVRDIEWCTDGCYYDNKTKPGRHPYHEAGIYYIQEPSAMAPVTNLMAESGEKVLDLCAAPGGKTSQIASLMNGKGFLLANEIIPSRAKILSENMERMGVRNCLVTSETPGKLAEIFEGYFDRILVDAPCSGEGMFRKNPLAAEEWSEENVRMCAERQDEVIDAAAEMLAPGGRMVYSTCTFAPEEDEGTVSRFLERHRDFHLCESINSDCFDRGDKKFYENSAEDIDKTVRIWPHHTDGEGHFFAVFERDGNIDDNYIRLSKNGLASSASKADISIYKEFERENLTVNFPEERIFKFGEQLCLIPEEMCGIDKLKVTRVGLHLGTLKKKRFEPSHALALALSEDDVDRYITLDSSSSEIAAYLGGQTLNISAEKGWTLICVDDCSIGWGKSDGRLIKNHYPKGLRKY from the coding sequence ATGCAATTACCTGAAAGATTCAGACAGAGAATGAAGGAAATGCTTGGAAATGAATATGATGAGTTTGAAAAAAGCTATGAAAAAGATGAGTTCCATGCGTTGAGGATAAACAGACTGAAAAAGATAAAAAATAACCGGATTTTTGAAAATATAGATAATTTTAAGGTTAGGGATATAGAATGGTGTACTGATGGCTGTTATTACGATAATAAAACAAAACCCGGCAGACATCCTTACCATGAGGCCGGAATATATTATATTCAGGAACCGAGTGCAATGGCACCGGTAACAAATTTGATGGCGGAAAGCGGTGAAAAGGTGCTTGATCTCTGTGCCGCTCCCGGAGGAAAAACAAGCCAGATAGCGTCACTAATGAATGGAAAGGGATTTCTTCTGGCAAATGAAATCATACCATCTAGAGCGAAAATACTTTCCGAGAATATGGAAAGAATGGGTGTGAGAAATTGTCTTGTAACAAGTGAGACGCCGGGAAAACTTGCCGAAATCTTTGAGGGCTATTTTGACAGGATTCTTGTGGATGCGCCATGCTCAGGAGAAGGAATGTTCAGAAAGAATCCTCTTGCTGCTGAAGAATGGAGCGAAGAGAATGTCAGGATGTGTGCAGAGCGTCAGGATGAAGTTATTGACGCTGCAGCTGAAATGCTGGCACCCGGAGGAAGAATGGTTTACTCAACCTGTACTTTTGCTCCGGAGGAGGACGAAGGTACGGTCAGTCGATTCCTTGAAAGACACAGAGATTTTCATCTTTGCGAAAGTATAAATTCCGACTGCTTTGACAGGGGCGATAAAAAATTCTATGAGAATTCTGCGGAAGATATTGATAAAACGGTAAGAATATGGCCTCATCATACAGATGGAGAGGGACATTTTTTTGCCGTATTTGAGCGGGATGGAAATATAGATGATAATTATATAAGATTAAGTAAAAATGGTCTTGCCTCATCGGCTTCAAAAGCCGATATTTCAATATATAAGGAATTCGAAAGGGAAAACCTTACAGTCAATTTTCCGGAGGAAAGAATATTTAAATTCGGGGAGCAGCTTTGTCTTATTCCTGAAGAGATGTGCGGGATTGATAAGCTGAAAGTTACAAGAGTGGGTCTTCATCTTGGAACGTTGAAAAAGAAGCGTTTTGAACCTTCACATGCTCTTGCGCTTGCATTGTCAGAGGATGATGTTGACCGTTACATTACGCTGGATTCTTCATCTTCAGAAATAGCTGCTTATCTTGGAGGACAGACTCTTAATATTAGTGCGGAAAAGGGCTGGACGCTTATATGCGTTGATGATTGTTCGATCGGTTGGGGAAAAAGTGATGGCAGGCTGATAAAAAATCACTATCCTAAGGGGCTTCGCAAATACTGA
- the minE gene encoding cell division topological specificity factor MinE, whose translation MGFMDFFKRKSTSDIAKDRLKLVLVSDRASCSPEIMERIKNDIIAVLQRYVEIDQQGLDIKITKTESDADTGSTGPALYANIPIKSMRHTD comes from the coding sequence ATGGGATTCATGGATTTTTTCAAAAGAAAGTCTACCAGTGATATCGCAAAAGATCGTCTGAAACTTGTGCTCGTTTCCGATCGCGCAAGCTGCTCTCCTGAAATTATGGAGCGTATAAAAAACGATATCATTGCTGTTCTTCAGAGGTATGTGGAGATTGATCAGCAGGGACTGGATATTAAAATTACAAAAACTGAGTCAGATGCAGATACAGGAAGCACAGGACCGGCTTTGTATGCAAATATTCCGATCAAGTCGATGAGACATACAGATTGA